One genomic region from Bactrocera tryoni isolate S06 chromosome 3, CSIRO_BtryS06_freeze2, whole genome shotgun sequence encodes:
- the LOC120770203 gene encoding uncharacterized protein LOC120770203 — translation MKCAIAFLLLAGMLAIGVNAGNEPVCSYRNTQGETIFLKYLPLLKQGQDYVDFGVDGKCVKRAVCSENFKTEVEDCGKYRVTCGNKKTFNGVFPGCCVKC, via the exons ATGAAGTGCGCCATAGCATTCTTATTGCTGGCCGGTATGCTGGCCATAGGCGTCAACGCCG GCAACGAACCGGTTTGCTCATATCGGAATACTCAGGGCGAAACGATATTCCTGAAATATTTGCCGCTACTGAAACAGGGTCAGGATTATGTGGACTTCGGTGTGGATGGCAAGTGTGTGAAGCGCGCTGTATGTTCGGAGAATTTCAAAACCGAAGTGGAAGA tTGCGGCAAGTATCGCGTCACGTGCGGTAACAAAAAGACCTTCAATGGCGTCTTTCCCGGCTGCTGTGTCAaatgttaa
- the LOC120770202 gene encoding phospholipase D2 isoform X1, whose product MMSAESEQIDASRMNQLRRHRRSISQLIANIDEFIDRETGLANPALVYDELDYPHLYSQFDGGGAITMTSNIDSTQPRAYVVNATDSIDGESRDYTPEELAEEDDEEKVTRCVPDFQFSLVDSEYDETLAFPDSVTILSNVGDKPVLVQRKDTDDDDDEEEGAGAFTGQPSEIPYSSIYGPSMKFNSFQRKVFIPGMEIQVRIIDNERSVTTHLLNPNLYTIELTHGPFTWTIKRRYKHFNSLHQQLSFFRTSLNIPFPMRSHKEKRATIKKAAIQMADEARLKSMQLSQTQTTICETSQKVQSNGNSNASNTMVLASTSNSPLSNLGITGKRKKKERKLPRFPNRPESLITVESLPTRIKQLEDYLYNLLNISLYRNHHETLNFVEVSNVSFVSDLGIKGKEGAIQKRTGSTRPGQAGCNFFGCFQQKCCVRCSFFCSDVLYGKWRNRWFFVKETCFGYIRPTDGVIRSVILFDQGFDVSTGIYQTGMRKGLQVLTNNRHIILKCWTRRKCKEWMLYLKQTANSYARDFTYPNPHMSYAPVRSGIQASWHVDGSTYMGAIADALEEAKEEIFIADWWLSPEIYMKRPAVDGDYWRLDKILHRKASQGIKVFVLLYKEVEMALGINSYYSKQRLSHENIRVLRHPDHARAGVFFWAHHEKIVVIDQTYAFIGGLDLCYGRWDDYRHRLTDLGSISTASASGSTRRLGSFFKDDADSAFGSQKSSRKCTNVNSDLQKSEKLSANIEETQFEEVELRTLAPGDKLVIPELLSPPTSEQIAIEGMKLNTPEMERKNVLEKITTNAMRKGKDLVSRLTMTEHERGAGDKSPDVLKDPKQLVFTIDEVETGRLGGLEDPTPFQTQILNDYYGQAKYWFGKDYSNFILKDWMNLDAPLVDIIDRSTTPRMPWHDVGVCLVGAAARDVARHFIQRWNAVKLEKMRDNANFPYLMPKSYNNIRLNPNITLKRQNRVTCQLLRSASSWSCGFIEQDLVEQSIHDAYIQTITKAQHFIYIENQFFITMQLGATGAYGNVRNQIGETLFKRIVRAHKERKTFRVFVIIPLLPGFEGDVGGSTGNAVRAITHWNYASISRGRSGILTRLQEVGIKDPGEYISFHSLRTNSQLNNNPITELIYVHSKLLIADDRVVICGSANINDRSMIGKRDSEIAAIITDEEFEDGRMNGKKYPSGVFAGRLRKFLFKEHLGLLDPDAERMPIDVTDPVIDQFWNGLWRRTATRNTELYEEIFKCLPTDKVKSYADLRKYQEEPPLSKSDPEMAMKRMANIQGFLVNLPLDFLDKEVLKPPGTSKEGLIPTAVWT is encoded by the exons ACGAATTCATCGATCGTGAGACGGGTCTCGCGAATCCTGCGCTCGTCTATGATGAGCTAGACTATCCACATCTATATTCACAGTTTGACGGCGGTGGCGCAATTACGATGACCAGCAATATCGATTCCACCCAACCACGTGCGTACGTAGTCAACGCCACCGATAGCATTGATGGTGAGAGTAGAGATTACACACCCGAGGAGTTGGCAGAGGAAGATGACGAGGAGAAGGTTACACGTTGCGTGCCTGATTTTCAGTTCTCGCTCGTCGATTCGGAATATGACGAGACGCTGGCGTTTCCCGATTCCGTGACGATATTGTCGAATGTCGGCGATAAGCCAGTGCTGGTACAGCGCAAAGACACCGACGACGATGACGATGAGGAGGAGGGTGCCGGCGCATTCACAGGGCAACCTTCGGAGATACCATACAGCTCCATATATGGACCGAGCATGAAATTCAATTCCTTTCAGCGCAAAGTATTCATACCCGGCATGGAGATACAGGTGCGCATAATCGACAACGAACGCAGTGTGACGACGCATTTATTGAATCCAAATTT GTATACCATCGAACTGACGCATGGACCCTTCACGTGGACCATCAAGCGTCGCTACAAGCATTTCAATTCACTGCATCAGCAGTTGAGTTTCTTCCGCACCTCGCTGAACATTCCATTCCCGATGCGTAGTCACAAGGAGAAGCGTGCCACAATTAAAAAGGCAGCCATACAAATGGCTGATGAGGCGCGTCTGAAGTCAATGCAGCTGTCGCAGACGCAGACCACGATCTGTGAGACGAGCCAGAAAGTGCAAAGTAACGGTAACAGTAATGCTAGCAATACCATGGTCTTGGCGAGCACTAGCAATAGTCCGCTGTCAAATCTGGGTATAACGGGCAAGAGAAAGAAGAAGGAGAGAAAGCTGCCACGTTTTCCCAATCGACCCGAATCACTTATAACTGTCGAATCACTGCCTACGCGTATCAAGCAATTGGAGGATTATCTGTACAATCTACTGAACATCAGCTTGTATCGAAATCATCACGAAACG CTGAACTTCGTTGAAGTCTCAAATGTCTCCTTTGTGTCTGATCTCGGCATCAAGGGCAAGGAGGGCGCTATACAAAAGCGTACCGGCTCCACGCGTCCTGGGCAAGCGGGTTGCAATTTCTTCGGTTGCTTTCAGCAGAAGTGCTGTGTGCGCTGCAGCTTCTTTTGTTCGGACGTGCTGTACGGCAAATGGCGTAATCGTTGGTTCTTCGTCAAAGAGACCTGCTTCGGCTACATACGTCCCACCGATGGAGTCATTAG ATCTGTGATATTATTCGATCAGGGTTTCGACGTCTCCACTGGCATCTATCAGACCGGCATGCGTAAGGGTCTGCAAGTGCTTACAAATAACCGTCACATTATACTCAAGTGCTGGACGCGTCGAAAGTGCAAAGAGTGGATGCTATACCTCAAGCAGACCGCAAATAGTTATGCGCGCGACTTTACCTATCCCAACCCGCATATGTCCTACGCGCCGGTGCGTTCTGGTATTCAAGCGAGTTGGCATGTCGACGGTTCTACTTATATGGGTGCCATAGCGGATGCGCTTGAAGAGGCAAAGGAGGAAATCTTCATCGCTGATTGGTGGTTGAGTCCGGAGATTTATATGAAACGGCCCGCGGTGGATGGCGATTACTGGCGTTTGGATAAGATACTACATCGTAAAGCG TCACAGGGCATCAAGGTGTTCGTGCTACTCTACAAAGAGGTCGAAATGGCTTTGGGCATTAATAGTTACTACAGCAAACAGAGGCTTTCACACGAGAATATAAGG GTTCTCCGTCATCCAGATCATGCGCGCGCTGGCGTGTTCTTCTGGGCTCATCATGAAAAGATTGTTGTGATCGATCAGACTTACGCTTTCATCGGTGGACTGGATCTCTGCTATGGCCGTTGGGACGACTATCGGCATCGTCTGACTGACCTTGGTAGCATATCCACCGCCTCTGCTTCGGGCAGCACACGACGTCTGGGCAGTTTCTTTAAGGACGATGCGGACTCCGCCTTTGGTTCGCAGAAGTCGTCACGTAAATGCACCAATGTAAATAGCGACCTACAGAAAAGCGAAAAATTAAGCGCAAACATCGAAGAAACCCAATTTGAAGAGGTTGAGCTACGTACACTCGCGCCAGGCGATAAACTTGTGATACCTGAATTGCTTTCACCGCCCACAAGCGAACAGATCGCCATCGAAGGCATGAAATTAAATACACCCGAAATGGAGCGTAAGAATGTTTTGGAGAAAATCACCACGAATGCGATGCGTAAGGGTAAAGACCTAGTGAGTCGGCTAACAATGACCGAACATGAGCGCGGCGCGGGCGATAAGTCGCCTGATGTGCTGAAAGATCCCAAACAGCTTGTGTTCACCATTGATGAGGTGGAAACTGGACGCTTGGGTGGTCTAGAGGATCCCACGCCGTTCCAAACGCAAATCCTGAACGATTACTATGGTCAAGCCAAGTATTGGTTCGGCAAGGATTACTCTAACTTCATACTCAAAGACTGGATGAACTTAGATGCGCCGCTCGTCGACATCATAGACCGCTCCACAACACCACGTATGCCTTGGCATGATGTGGGCGTGTGTTTAGTGGGTGCAGCGGCGCGTGATGTGGCGCGTCACTTCATACAGCGCTGGAATGCTGTGAAGCTGGAGAAGATGCGTGATAACGCCAACTTCCCATATCTAATGCCAAAGAGTTACAACAACATCAGGCTAAATCCAAATATTACCTTGAAGCGTCAGAATCGGGTTACGTGTCAGCTGCTGCGCAGCGCTTCTTCATGGAGCTGCGGTTTCATCGAGCAGGATTTGGTTGAGCAGAGCATACATGACGCTTACATACAGACAATAACAAAGGCGCAGCATTTTATCTACATCGAAAATCAATTCTTCATCACAATGCAGTTGGGCGCGACGGGCGCGTATGGTAATGTGCGCAATCAGATTGGTGAAACGCTGTTCAAGCGTATCGTGCGCGCGCATAA AGAGCGCAAGACGTTCCGTGTATTTGTGATCATACCGCTACTGCCCGGCTTTGAGGGCGATGTTGGCGGCAGTACTGGCAATGCGGTGCGCGCCATCACGCATTGGAACTACGCATCGATATCACG CGGTCGCTCTGGCATACTCACACGCCTGCAGGAGGTCGGCATAAAAGATCCCGGTGAATATATCTCCTTCCACAGTCTACGCACAAATTCACAGCTCAACAATAATCCCATTACCGAGCTTATCTATGTCCACTCAAAGCTGTTGATCGCCGACGATCGCGTTGTTATATGTGGTTCGGCAAACATCAACGATCGTTCCATGATTGGCAAACGTGATTCGGAAATTGCGGCGATCATAACCGATGAAGAGTTTGAAGATGGGCGCATGAATGGCAAAAAGTATCCAAGCGGCGTGTTCGCTGGACGGCTGCGCAAGTTTCTGTTTAAAGAGCATTTAGGCTTACTCGATCCAGACGCGGAGCGTATGCCAATCGATGTGACGGACCCGGTGATTGATCAGTTTTGGAATGGCTTGTGGCGACGCACGGCCACACGGAATACTGAGCTTTACGAAGAGATCTTCAAATGTCTGCCAACTGATAAGGTGAAATCGTATGCAGATTTGCGAAAATATCAGGAGGAACCGCCGCTATCTAAGTCCGATCCGGAAATGGCTATGAAGCGGATGGCGAATATACAG GGTTTCCTAGTCAACCTGCCATTGGACTTCCTCGACAAAGAGGTGCTAAAACCGCCTGGCACCAGTAAAGAGGGACTCATACCGACCGCCGTGTGGACATAG
- the LOC120770202 gene encoding phospholipase D2 isoform X2, whose product MTSNIDSTQPRAYVVNATDSIDGESRDYTPEELAEEDDEEKVTRCVPDFQFSLVDSEYDETLAFPDSVTILSNVGDKPVLVQRKDTDDDDDEEEGAGAFTGQPSEIPYSSIYGPSMKFNSFQRKVFIPGMEIQVRIIDNERSVTTHLLNPNLYTIELTHGPFTWTIKRRYKHFNSLHQQLSFFRTSLNIPFPMRSHKEKRATIKKAAIQMADEARLKSMQLSQTQTTICETSQKVQSNGNSNASNTMVLASTSNSPLSNLGITGKRKKKERKLPRFPNRPESLITVESLPTRIKQLEDYLYNLLNISLYRNHHETLNFVEVSNVSFVSDLGIKGKEGAIQKRTGSTRPGQAGCNFFGCFQQKCCVRCSFFCSDVLYGKWRNRWFFVKETCFGYIRPTDGVIRSVILFDQGFDVSTGIYQTGMRKGLQVLTNNRHIILKCWTRRKCKEWMLYLKQTANSYARDFTYPNPHMSYAPVRSGIQASWHVDGSTYMGAIADALEEAKEEIFIADWWLSPEIYMKRPAVDGDYWRLDKILHRKASQGIKVFVLLYKEVEMALGINSYYSKQRLSHENIRVLRHPDHARAGVFFWAHHEKIVVIDQTYAFIGGLDLCYGRWDDYRHRLTDLGSISTASASGSTRRLGSFFKDDADSAFGSQKSSRKCTNVNSDLQKSEKLSANIEETQFEEVELRTLAPGDKLVIPELLSPPTSEQIAIEGMKLNTPEMERKNVLEKITTNAMRKGKDLVSRLTMTEHERGAGDKSPDVLKDPKQLVFTIDEVETGRLGGLEDPTPFQTQILNDYYGQAKYWFGKDYSNFILKDWMNLDAPLVDIIDRSTTPRMPWHDVGVCLVGAAARDVARHFIQRWNAVKLEKMRDNANFPYLMPKSYNNIRLNPNITLKRQNRVTCQLLRSASSWSCGFIEQDLVEQSIHDAYIQTITKAQHFIYIENQFFITMQLGATGAYGNVRNQIGETLFKRIVRAHKERKTFRVFVIIPLLPGFEGDVGGSTGNAVRAITHWNYASISRGRSGILTRLQEVGIKDPGEYISFHSLRTNSQLNNNPITELIYVHSKLLIADDRVVICGSANINDRSMIGKRDSEIAAIITDEEFEDGRMNGKKYPSGVFAGRLRKFLFKEHLGLLDPDAERMPIDVTDPVIDQFWNGLWRRTATRNTELYEEIFKCLPTDKVKSYADLRKYQEEPPLSKSDPEMAMKRMANIQGFLVNLPLDFLDKEVLKPPGTSKEGLIPTAVWT is encoded by the exons ATGACCAGCAATATCGATTCCACCCAACCACGTGCGTACGTAGTCAACGCCACCGATAGCATTGATGGTGAGAGTAGAGATTACACACCCGAGGAGTTGGCAGAGGAAGATGACGAGGAGAAGGTTACACGTTGCGTGCCTGATTTTCAGTTCTCGCTCGTCGATTCGGAATATGACGAGACGCTGGCGTTTCCCGATTCCGTGACGATATTGTCGAATGTCGGCGATAAGCCAGTGCTGGTACAGCGCAAAGACACCGACGACGATGACGATGAGGAGGAGGGTGCCGGCGCATTCACAGGGCAACCTTCGGAGATACCATACAGCTCCATATATGGACCGAGCATGAAATTCAATTCCTTTCAGCGCAAAGTATTCATACCCGGCATGGAGATACAGGTGCGCATAATCGACAACGAACGCAGTGTGACGACGCATTTATTGAATCCAAATTT GTATACCATCGAACTGACGCATGGACCCTTCACGTGGACCATCAAGCGTCGCTACAAGCATTTCAATTCACTGCATCAGCAGTTGAGTTTCTTCCGCACCTCGCTGAACATTCCATTCCCGATGCGTAGTCACAAGGAGAAGCGTGCCACAATTAAAAAGGCAGCCATACAAATGGCTGATGAGGCGCGTCTGAAGTCAATGCAGCTGTCGCAGACGCAGACCACGATCTGTGAGACGAGCCAGAAAGTGCAAAGTAACGGTAACAGTAATGCTAGCAATACCATGGTCTTGGCGAGCACTAGCAATAGTCCGCTGTCAAATCTGGGTATAACGGGCAAGAGAAAGAAGAAGGAGAGAAAGCTGCCACGTTTTCCCAATCGACCCGAATCACTTATAACTGTCGAATCACTGCCTACGCGTATCAAGCAATTGGAGGATTATCTGTACAATCTACTGAACATCAGCTTGTATCGAAATCATCACGAAACG CTGAACTTCGTTGAAGTCTCAAATGTCTCCTTTGTGTCTGATCTCGGCATCAAGGGCAAGGAGGGCGCTATACAAAAGCGTACCGGCTCCACGCGTCCTGGGCAAGCGGGTTGCAATTTCTTCGGTTGCTTTCAGCAGAAGTGCTGTGTGCGCTGCAGCTTCTTTTGTTCGGACGTGCTGTACGGCAAATGGCGTAATCGTTGGTTCTTCGTCAAAGAGACCTGCTTCGGCTACATACGTCCCACCGATGGAGTCATTAG ATCTGTGATATTATTCGATCAGGGTTTCGACGTCTCCACTGGCATCTATCAGACCGGCATGCGTAAGGGTCTGCAAGTGCTTACAAATAACCGTCACATTATACTCAAGTGCTGGACGCGTCGAAAGTGCAAAGAGTGGATGCTATACCTCAAGCAGACCGCAAATAGTTATGCGCGCGACTTTACCTATCCCAACCCGCATATGTCCTACGCGCCGGTGCGTTCTGGTATTCAAGCGAGTTGGCATGTCGACGGTTCTACTTATATGGGTGCCATAGCGGATGCGCTTGAAGAGGCAAAGGAGGAAATCTTCATCGCTGATTGGTGGTTGAGTCCGGAGATTTATATGAAACGGCCCGCGGTGGATGGCGATTACTGGCGTTTGGATAAGATACTACATCGTAAAGCG TCACAGGGCATCAAGGTGTTCGTGCTACTCTACAAAGAGGTCGAAATGGCTTTGGGCATTAATAGTTACTACAGCAAACAGAGGCTTTCACACGAGAATATAAGG GTTCTCCGTCATCCAGATCATGCGCGCGCTGGCGTGTTCTTCTGGGCTCATCATGAAAAGATTGTTGTGATCGATCAGACTTACGCTTTCATCGGTGGACTGGATCTCTGCTATGGCCGTTGGGACGACTATCGGCATCGTCTGACTGACCTTGGTAGCATATCCACCGCCTCTGCTTCGGGCAGCACACGACGTCTGGGCAGTTTCTTTAAGGACGATGCGGACTCCGCCTTTGGTTCGCAGAAGTCGTCACGTAAATGCACCAATGTAAATAGCGACCTACAGAAAAGCGAAAAATTAAGCGCAAACATCGAAGAAACCCAATTTGAAGAGGTTGAGCTACGTACACTCGCGCCAGGCGATAAACTTGTGATACCTGAATTGCTTTCACCGCCCACAAGCGAACAGATCGCCATCGAAGGCATGAAATTAAATACACCCGAAATGGAGCGTAAGAATGTTTTGGAGAAAATCACCACGAATGCGATGCGTAAGGGTAAAGACCTAGTGAGTCGGCTAACAATGACCGAACATGAGCGCGGCGCGGGCGATAAGTCGCCTGATGTGCTGAAAGATCCCAAACAGCTTGTGTTCACCATTGATGAGGTGGAAACTGGACGCTTGGGTGGTCTAGAGGATCCCACGCCGTTCCAAACGCAAATCCTGAACGATTACTATGGTCAAGCCAAGTATTGGTTCGGCAAGGATTACTCTAACTTCATACTCAAAGACTGGATGAACTTAGATGCGCCGCTCGTCGACATCATAGACCGCTCCACAACACCACGTATGCCTTGGCATGATGTGGGCGTGTGTTTAGTGGGTGCAGCGGCGCGTGATGTGGCGCGTCACTTCATACAGCGCTGGAATGCTGTGAAGCTGGAGAAGATGCGTGATAACGCCAACTTCCCATATCTAATGCCAAAGAGTTACAACAACATCAGGCTAAATCCAAATATTACCTTGAAGCGTCAGAATCGGGTTACGTGTCAGCTGCTGCGCAGCGCTTCTTCATGGAGCTGCGGTTTCATCGAGCAGGATTTGGTTGAGCAGAGCATACATGACGCTTACATACAGACAATAACAAAGGCGCAGCATTTTATCTACATCGAAAATCAATTCTTCATCACAATGCAGTTGGGCGCGACGGGCGCGTATGGTAATGTGCGCAATCAGATTGGTGAAACGCTGTTCAAGCGTATCGTGCGCGCGCATAA AGAGCGCAAGACGTTCCGTGTATTTGTGATCATACCGCTACTGCCCGGCTTTGAGGGCGATGTTGGCGGCAGTACTGGCAATGCGGTGCGCGCCATCACGCATTGGAACTACGCATCGATATCACG CGGTCGCTCTGGCATACTCACACGCCTGCAGGAGGTCGGCATAAAAGATCCCGGTGAATATATCTCCTTCCACAGTCTACGCACAAATTCACAGCTCAACAATAATCCCATTACCGAGCTTATCTATGTCCACTCAAAGCTGTTGATCGCCGACGATCGCGTTGTTATATGTGGTTCGGCAAACATCAACGATCGTTCCATGATTGGCAAACGTGATTCGGAAATTGCGGCGATCATAACCGATGAAGAGTTTGAAGATGGGCGCATGAATGGCAAAAAGTATCCAAGCGGCGTGTTCGCTGGACGGCTGCGCAAGTTTCTGTTTAAAGAGCATTTAGGCTTACTCGATCCAGACGCGGAGCGTATGCCAATCGATGTGACGGACCCGGTGATTGATCAGTTTTGGAATGGCTTGTGGCGACGCACGGCCACACGGAATACTGAGCTTTACGAAGAGATCTTCAAATGTCTGCCAACTGATAAGGTGAAATCGTATGCAGATTTGCGAAAATATCAGGAGGAACCGCCGCTATCTAAGTCCGATCCGGAAATGGCTATGAAGCGGATGGCGAATATACAG GGTTTCCTAGTCAACCTGCCATTGGACTTCCTCGACAAAGAGGTGCTAAAACCGCCTGGCACCAGTAAAGAGGGACTCATACCGACCGCCGTGTGGACATAG